From a region of the Phaseolus vulgaris cultivar G19833 chromosome 6, P. vulgaris v2.0, whole genome shotgun sequence genome:
- the LOC137832921 gene encoding RAF-like serine/threonine-protein kinase PRAF: MGEDSPKNKVKFLCSYAGKVLPRPSDGLLRYVGGETRVVSVHRDITFSELMKKVGSMVEGEVVLKYQLVPEDLDALVSVRTEEDVKHMIQEHDRHHTGLLRAFLFPPFRPPLPASEPYLLEQRYIDAINGILRTSPRATRGSACSSPVSTSPDAGDMYSPRFPNSNSHCSAMQRVRSSPNLTNMGGLDQQGHHYQQHHPHLPFHNYPSFSTSRPPQDPQMGRLGGRGTSINYHYSNTRQQPHRGGGYGGYPDDSAAYGNAHLPLHSLSRSPRRKTVWD, from the exons atGGGAGAGGACTCGCCCAAAAACAAAGTCAAATTCCTCTGCAGCTACGCCGGCAAGGTCCTTCCACGGCCCTCCGACGGCCTCCTCAGGTACGTCGGCGGCGAGACTCGGGTCGTTTCAGTGCACCGCGACATCACCTTCTCCG AGCTGATGAAGAAGGTGGGGAGCATGGTGGAGGGGGAGGTGGTGCTCAAGTACCAGCTCGTCCCCGAAGATCTGGACGCGTTGGTGTCGGTTAGGACGGAGGAAGACGTGAAGCACATGATCCAGGAGCACGACCGCCACCACACCGGATTGCTCCGTGCGTTCCTCTTTCCCCCTTTCCGGCCGCCTCTGCCTGCCTCCGAACCCTATCTCTTGGAGCAGCGTTACATCGACGCCATCAATGGGATCCTCCGAACAAGCCCTAGGGCTACCAGGGGCTCTGCCTGTTCTTCCCCTGTATCAACCTCACCCGATGCAGGGGACATGTACTCCCCTCGCTTTCCCAATTCCAATTCCCATTGTAGTGCGATGCAGAGAGTGCGAAGCTCTCCGAATCTGACGAACATGGGTGGATTGGATCAGCAAGGTCATCATTATCAGCAGCATCATCCCCATCTTCCTTTTCACAACTATCCCTCTTTCTCTACTTCTAGACCACCCCAAGATCCTCAAATGGGAAGGCTTGGAGGAAGGGGTACCTCCATTAACTACCACTACTCAAACACCAGACAACAACCCCACAGAGGAGGAGGCTACGGCGGCTACCCTGATGACTCTGCAGCCTATGGGAATGCCCATCTTCCCCTTCATAGCCTCTCCAGAAGTCCTAGAAGGAAAACTGTATGGGACTAA